The genomic window TTCGAATCATTAATTATGATTACTTTTGTTTAAATTTTACTATGATGAAAACAATACTTGTTCCTGTTGGGTCTTCCAAAAATGCAAAATCGCATTTGCAATATGCTGTTGATTTTGCTAAAGCTTTTGGCGCAAAATTATATGTAGTTCAAATATATAATGTTTACACCAAAGCAGGAACTATGATAAAAGTAGATCATATTTTAGAGCGCGAATCTCAGGCCTTTTTAGAAGCTCATATTGCTTCAATTAACACGAGAGGAGTAGAGGTTGTCGCTAAAACTTTCAAAGGAAAATTAATAGATACTTTAGAGAAGGTTTGTAGTGCCTTAGATGTGGATTTAATTATATTAGAGCCTAGAACCAACTCTATTAAAGATGAGGTTTATTTGGGGAAAACATCAGGTAAAATTATAAAGCGCACACAAATACCTGCATTAATTGTACCTGAAGGATATGTATACAAACCTATTGTAAAGATGCTATTGGCCGTAAAATCGGCTGTCATTAAGCGTGAAGGAGTATTGAAGCCTATACATGATATCAAAGACCAATTTAAGGCAGTTCTTAATTTGCTATTAGTAAAAACGCCGTATCATAACCCTGAAGATTTTGAGGTTAATGATGAGCTAAAAGCAATGATAACTAATACAACAAAGGCAGAAAGCCCAACAACATTTCAGGCGGTTTTAGAACATTACAAAAACCACAGTCCTGATGTATTGTGTGTGGTAAGGCGCAAACGCGGTTTTTTCTCAAAACTTTGGGAAGATAATATTATCTTGAAAAAGGACTTTCATAGTTCAACGATACCAGTTTTGGTGTTGAGTGGACTTAAATAATATTTGGGGCATTAGCTCAGCTGGCTAGAGCGCTACGCTGGCAGCGTAGAGGTCATCGGTTCGACTCCGATATGCTCCACAAAACTCGTCATTAACGACGAGTTTTTTTATTTAAACACCACTCTAAAAATACACGCGAATAACAGCATTAGTCGTTAGACCTAAAGAGAATCGTGAAAATTTGTTTACAGTATTGGTTTCATTTATCCTGTAATAATCATTTATAAAGTTTTCTCTATTTGAAATGTTCCAAATAGAAGCACCTATCTCCGATCTAAAACTGTTGTTAATTTTGAATTTGTAGATAGCGGAAGCGTCTATTCTTAAATAATCCAATAAGCGTTCATTATTTGCTATATCAAAATTAACATCATTGTCTACAATTTCGTTACCAGATAGAGGTATAGAGGTTGGGTTTCCTGTTCTGTAATTTACACCAGCAGAAATGTTTAAAGATTTATTACTAAAGGTGGTTCCAAGAGTAAAGGAATGGGTAATGTCAAAATTACTAGGAAACTCTATGTCTTCAAGAGCTTCAAATGTGTATGTGTTATTTAAATAAGAATAACTTAACCAACTATTAAAGTTACCGAATGTTTTTCGGCACAAAAACTCCAAACCGTAAGCGTCGTAGCTCCCCTTTTCTTTTGCAAATTCGTATTTTGTGGTAAAACTTTGGCTTTGGGTAGTTATCCCTTCAACAGTTTTATAGTATCCTTTAACATCAACCAGCCAACCACTTTTTTTAAATAATATTCCTAAAGATGCTTGTTTGCTTTGTAAAATAGGAATACTATCATTATCTGTTAATTGCCATCTTCGCTTTTCAATGCCTAAAAAATCATTTTGAAAATTAACAATCTGTGAGGTACTCTGATGTTTGTATTCGCCTTGAGCCTCAATTTCTATATGTTCTCCAATAGATTTTCTAACACTTAGTCTTGGCTCAACAATCAATTTATTGAACTTGGTTAAGTAATTTGTTCTAACTCCGACCCTAAAAGCAAAATCTTCATTTCGGTTTTTGTACCAAGCCTGGCCAAAAGCTCCGTGCTCTAGTAATATTTCTTCATCTCGTCTCACAAAACGAGGCAAATCAATATCGTTTAAGTTGATGACTTCGGTTTCTGTGAATTGATAACCAAGATTAAAACTCCATAGATTTTTTACATATAAATTATTTAGTTGTGCGCTCGTTTCTGAAACAATATTTTCTTGTAATTGAAGCTGGTTGCTTAACACATCTGCATTAAGAGCATCGAGCTTATATTCGTTATTATATGCATTAATTGTTGAGGAAAAATTAGTACTCCACTTTCTTTTATAATTAAAACCAACACCAAGGCTGCTCTGAGATATGTTACTGCGCCTTGTTCTAGATGCTCCATTAATGGTTGCGGTTTCATTAAACCCTAAATCGTTATTTATTAGAATAAAATTTAATCTAATAAAGTCTTTATCTGTGGGTTGATATAACCACCTTAAGGACGCATCATAAAAATTAAAGTCTTGTTTGGAGTTGGTTACATTTGAAGTATTGATCTCAGCCTCAGTATCTTGTGTTACTCTGTCAAAATAAGCCTCATAGGTCGGAGTTCTAAAAAAGTTATCTAAGGATTTTCTTGATGCAACTTGGAGTGACGACTTTCTTCCTATGGGAATATTAGAGAACAACTCAGCATTTAAAAAGTTAATCCCAAAAATACCATTGAATTTTGAATCGACCTGTTTGTCTGTCAGCATATGAATTGTCCCAGACACACCATCGGTTAATGAAGCATCAGAGCCGTTATTAATAACACGTGCTGTTTGGGTCATTAAAGGGTTAAAGCTAGAAATAAGACCAAAAAAATGACCTGTCTGGTACATTTTTATACCGTCCCAAAGCATTAAATTTTGATCATTAGAACCTCCTCTAATATTAATGTTTGAAACCGTTTCATCAACACTCAAAATACTTGGTAGTGCTTGAACGGTCTGTAAAACATCAGATTCTATAAGACCTGGCAACAGACTAAATCGCTCATAATCTATAGATGTTGTCCAATCCTGTCGTTTATCAATACCTTTAACAAGATATGTTTCAACCACTACAGGTGCTATAATCTCTTCTTGAATACGCATTGTTATAGTTGCACAATCTTTTAAGTTGAAATATTTTACCTGGCGTTCAACGGTTTTAAAACCTAGATGTCTTATGGTCAATAGTTCATTTTGTGATTTCAGCTCAATTTCAAAATACCCGTTTTTATCAGTGATGGCATAAGTAGACTTGCTGGTAATAGTGACATCAGCCATAGGTTTTTGAGATTCGGAATCTTTAATATAACCACAAAGCTTGATGGCTTTTGAAATGGTATAGACCAAAGTACTAACCTTATCAAAAACTAGGTTGGTTTGGTCTTGGAGATTCTTAATCTTAGCAGACAAGCTCAAATCTTTTGTAACAGGAATTACTGTAATATCCTCTAAAAGACTACTCTCGTAATTAAATGTTATGTTATGCGATTTTGAGATATCTTCTAGAACCACTGAAATGGGAACTTTCTGCTCAGAGTTTTGCCCTTGTGATTTGAACAGCGAAAAGAAACAAATAAAAAGAAAAATGTACAATCTAGTTCTTTCCATTCCTTATGATGACCTCGTTAGTATTTTGAATCGTGTAGGTCAAATGAAGAGGATTTGAGATAGATTTTAAGGCATTTTCAAGGTTGTTATGTTCAAAAGCACCAGTAAATTTTACGTTCAGGTTGAGAGGATAATCTACTTTTACGTTGTACTGCTTTTCAAGCTCTTCTACGACATCTTTAAAAGAAGCATTTTCAAAAACACTCATGTTTTTAAGCCAGTATGGCTCTGAAATTGCAATATTAGATGTTGTACCTTGTCCTGATAATAGTATAAACTCAGTACCAGCAGGTAGCTTAACTTTATTATCGTTATATGTTACTTGTACCAAACCTTCGTAACAAGCAACTTTAAAAATACTGTCTCTAGATAGAACATTAAACTCAGTACCTAAAACACTAATTTTTCCAAATTCGGTATTGACATCAAACCGTTTTCCTTTTTCTACATCAAAAAAGGCTTCACCTTTTAAATCAATAGATCTATTATCATCCCATTTAGAGCTATTATATTTCAGCTCCGATAATTCATTAAGATTTACTGTGGAATTATCAGGTAGGCTTATGATTTCATTTTGAGCTAAATTGGTGTTGAATGTGTTTATCTGGTCTTTGTTTAACACGGTAAATAAAGCAAAACCAACGACAAGAATAGCTGCTAAGCTAGTAACAACTCTAACCCAATTAATGGTGTTGCTTTTATGGGAAACTAATTTTTTGTCCACAACATCAAAAGCTTCAACTTTTGCATTTGTATTGCCGCTAAATCTTTGTGCTTCCTCAATAATTTCCTTATAAAGGTCAGCGTCTTTCAATGTATTGAAAGCTTCTAACTCTGTATTAGAAAGGTTATTGTTTAACCATTTTTTTATTAATTGTTCTTTGTCCATAACATACTGTTATATAATTAAAACAACTTAAATTATAATTGTCCCAAAATTATTTTCGATTTAGTTCTTCAAGCTCATTCTTAAGTTTATTTAAAGCGGCATAGATTCTGTGTTCTGCTACTTTTTTGGTAATGCCTAATATCTCAGCCACTTCTTTGTGTGTTTTGCCGTCTACCTTATTTAAAAGAAAAGCGGCCCTTTCCTCTTCTTTTAATTGAGACAAAACACGCTCAAACCGTTTTAGAAACTCCTTTTTGCGTAAAATAAATTCTGGTGACTCGTTTGTATAATCCTTTGGTTTTACCTGCTGATATTTTAAAACTACTTTTTGATGCTTAACCTCGTTAAGCATCATATTATTTGCTGTGGTGTACAAAAAAGATTTTACAGCTTCTGGTTTTATTTTAGCGCAGTTTTTCCATAGCTTGATATACGCTTCTTGTACTTTATCGGACGGATTTAAAAGCTCTCCATACTTATAAAGCAAAATATTACTCAATGATTGCGCATACTTCTCATATAGTTTTGAAAAGCGAATCTTGTCACAGATATCTTTATAAATAGGCTCTGGCACTAACTAAAATTTTACCTAAATCTATATAATTTTTTTTAATCCTTATGGGATAATTATAATTTAAGTTGTTTCAATATTATAGAGCTTAGTTTTTTAGGACAATAACATTATGCAAGTTTCTCGTATTAATAAAACCACATTACTTATAAGGTCAATAGTGTTAATGAAAAGCGAGGAATTGCTGGAATGTAAGTTAAAAATAAATGCTTTGGAGGTGGCACTAGAAGAAGACTATAGCAGTATTAACGTTTACAAATACAGGCAAGCAAATCAAAGATTTAATAATTTAAAGTCTACAATATTTACCTTAAAACAATTAGAATTAAGGATTAATAAAAAAAATAAAAATTTCTTGGGACAATTATAATTTAAGTTGTTTTAAGAATAAAGGGCCTTTATAAAGACAAATTAAAAAAGCGAACTCATTTAATTAAAATATCTATTATGAAAACATTTAAACCCATCTTACTAATAGTACTTGGTGTTATGTTGATTACGACATCTTGTAGAACAGAAGACGATTTATCGATAGACCCTCCTACCGAAGAAACAATAACAGCAAATTCAACAATTGCCAATTTAATGAGCCGAACAGTATTTAATGATGGTTCTAATGATAATATTATAGATAATGCTAGCTGCATCAGCATACAATTTCCGGTAACGGTAACTGTAAATGGTATAACACTTCAGATAGATAATGATGATGATTTAGATGAGATTGAAGATATCTTTGATGAATTTGACGACGACGATGATAACATAGTTATCTCTTATCCTATAACTATTGTTTTTGCTGATTTTACCACTATAGAGATTAATTCTGATGATGAATTGCAAGATTTTGCTGATGACTGCTTTGAAGATAATTTTGATGACGATGACATAGAGTGTATAGATTTTCAGTATCCAATTACTGCATCTGTATATGATGAAAACAATGATCTTATTAATTCTATTATCATCAATAACGATAATGATATGTATGATTTTATTGATGATTTAGACGAATACGCTGCTGTGACTATTAATTTCCCTATTACGGTAATTCTGGCAGATGGTACAACACAAACAATCAATAATATACAAGAATTAGCGACGGCTATTGAAGATGCCGATGACACCTGTGATGAAGACGACGACAACGATTACGATGATGATGATTGTGATAACTGTTCAACAGATTTAGTTACCGATATTCTAACTCAATGTGACAATTGGTATATAGATGATTTAGAAAGAAACGATAACGACCTTGAAGATAATTATGCAGGCTTTTTCTTTACCTTTAATAATGACAACACCCTACAAGTGTCTTGGGATAATGGTACACAGACCGAAAGTGGCACTTGGAGCGCAAGTGGATCGGGTAATACTATAATTTTTGATATAAATATTCCGGGTTTTGACGACATCAACGATTCATGGAATCTACATGAAATTGAAAATTATGGAGATGAACTAGAGTTTAAACTTAGAATAGGAGATGAAGATGAATTAGAGTTTAAAAATAATTGTTCTTCAGATAGCAGTAATGATAACTTAGTGAATACACTTTCTGATGGTTTATGGATTGTGGCATCATACACCGAAGATAATGATGATCAAACCTCAAATTATTCGGGTTATGAGTTAGATTTCAATACAGACGGAACCGTTTCTGCTTCAAACGGATCTAATACAAATAGCGGAACATGGACTGTTTTTAACAGCGGAAACGAAATGATGCTTGATTTTGGAACAGATATGCCTTTTCAAGAGTTTAACGATGATGACTGGGATGTTATTTCCTCATCAGAAACCGAGGTTATCCTCCAAGATGTTAGTGGAGGTAATGGCGGCACAGACACTTTAACACTTCAAAAATTATAAAATAATTAATTCATTAAAAACAACAATTTATGAAAAAAGTATTTAATCTAGGGTTTATTTTAATGCTAAGCATTACGTTAATGTCA from Winogradskyella sp. MH6 includes these protein-coding regions:
- a CDS encoding universal stress protein — its product is MMKTILVPVGSSKNAKSHLQYAVDFAKAFGAKLYVVQIYNVYTKAGTMIKVDHILERESQAFLEAHIASINTRGVEVVAKTFKGKLIDTLEKVCSALDVDLIILEPRTNSIKDEVYLGKTSGKIIKRTQIPALIVPEGYVYKPIVKMLLAVKSAVIKREGVLKPIHDIKDQFKAVLNLLLVKTPYHNPEDFEVNDELKAMITNTTKAESPTTFQAVLEHYKNHSPDVLCVVRRKRGFFSKLWEDNIILKKDFHSSTIPVLVLSGLK
- a CDS encoding TonB-dependent receptor → MVLEDISKSHNITFNYESSLLEDITVIPVTKDLSLSAKIKNLQDQTNLVFDKVSTLVYTISKAIKLCGYIKDSESQKPMADVTITSKSTYAITDKNGYFEIELKSQNELLTIRHLGFKTVERQVKYFNLKDCATITMRIQEEIIAPVVVETYLVKGIDKRQDWTTSIDYERFSLLPGLIESDVLQTVQALPSILSVDETVSNINIRGGSNDQNLMLWDGIKMYQTGHFFGLISSFNPLMTQTARVINNGSDASLTDGVSGTIHMLTDKQVDSKFNGIFGINFLNAELFSNIPIGRKSSLQVASRKSLDNFFRTPTYEAYFDRVTQDTEAEINTSNVTNSKQDFNFYDASLRWLYQPTDKDFIRLNFILINNDLGFNETATINGASRTRRSNISQSSLGVGFNYKRKWSTNFSSTINAYNNEYKLDALNADVLSNQLQLQENIVSETSAQLNNLYVKNLWSFNLGYQFTETEVINLNDIDLPRFVRRDEEILLEHGAFGQAWYKNRNEDFAFRVGVRTNYLTKFNKLIVEPRLSVRKSIGEHIEIEAQGEYKHQSTSQIVNFQNDFLGIEKRRWQLTDNDSIPILQSKQASLGILFKKSGWLVDVKGYYKTVEGITTQSQSFTTKYEFAKEKGSYDAYGLEFLCRKTFGNFNSWLSYSYLNNTYTFEALEDIEFPSNFDITHSFTLGTTFSNKSLNISAGVNYRTGNPTSIPLSGNEIVDNDVNFDIANNERLLDYLRIDASAIYKFKINNSFRSEIGASIWNISNRENFINDYYRINETNTVNKFSRFSLGLTTNAVIRVYF
- a CDS encoding FecR family protein is translated as MDKEQLIKKWLNNNLSNTELEAFNTLKDADLYKEIIEEAQRFSGNTNAKVEAFDVVDKKLVSHKSNTINWVRVVTSLAAILVVGFALFTVLNKDQINTFNTNLAQNEIISLPDNSTVNLNELSELKYNSSKWDDNRSIDLKGEAFFDVEKGKRFDVNTEFGKISVLGTEFNVLSRDSIFKVACYEGLVQVTYNDNKVKLPAGTEFILLSGQGTTSNIAISEPYWLKNMSVFENASFKDVVEELEKQYNVKVDYPLNLNVKFTGAFEHNNLENALKSISNPLHLTYTIQNTNEVIIRNGKN
- a CDS encoding RNA polymerase sigma factor, with translation MPEPIYKDICDKIRFSKLYEKYAQSLSNILLYKYGELLNPSDKVQEAYIKLWKNCAKIKPEAVKSFLYTTANNMMLNEVKHQKVVLKYQQVKPKDYTNESPEFILRKKEFLKRFERVLSQLKEEERAAFLLNKVDGKTHKEVAEILGITKKVAEHRIYAALNKLKNELEELNRK